In Lacerta agilis isolate rLacAgi1 chromosome 8, rLacAgi1.pri, whole genome shotgun sequence, one genomic interval encodes:
- the TSHZ3 gene encoding teashirt homolog 3, with protein sequence MVLHFTLLASETLMLGKTYVSDELKAAAMAEDDLEPDDNVVDGEPSAKYACPEKDFTKNCQSYQNSPAAEFSSHEMDSESHISETSDRMADFESSSIKNEEESKEVSIQLEESVVSDSLEQMKAVYNNFLSNSYWSNLNLNLHQPTSEKNNRSSSSSSSSSSSCGSGSFDWHQTAMAKTLQQVSQNRILPEPSLFSTVQLYRQSSKLYGSIFTGASKFRCKDCSAAYDTLVELTVHMNETGHYRDDNHETDNNNPKRWSKPRKRSLLEMEGKEDAQKVLKCMYCGHSFESLQDLSVHMIKTKHYQKVPLKEPVTPVAAKIIPAPRKKTSLELELPSSPDSTGGTPKATISDASDALQKNSNPYITPNNRYGHQNGASYAWHFEARKSQILKCMECGSSHDTLQELTAHMMVTGHFIKVTNSAMKKGKPIIEAPVTPTITALLDEKVQSVPLAATTFTSPSNTPSSISPKLNMEVKKEVDKDRIIADEKMKDKEKSSEDEEKYDISSKYHYLTENDLEESPKGGLDILKSLENTVTSAINKAQNGTPSWGGYPSIHAAYQLPNMMKLSLGSSGKSTPLKPMFANAEIVSPTKSQPLVSPPSSQTSPVPKTNFHAMEELVKKVTEKVAKVEEKMKEPEAGKLSPMKRATPSPCSSEVSESLKMDTSNDIGFKSQQNSPVSQRESCKDSPTGEPVENGKELVKTITSSLSSSTAIITDHPPEQPFVNPLSALQSVMNIHLGKAAKPSLPALDPMSMLFKMSNSLAEKAAVATPPLQSKKPDHLDRYFYHVNNDQPIDLTKGKSDKSCSLGSALLSSTSVSSASSSSTVTTAKTSAVVSFMSNSPLRENALSDISDMLKNLTESHTSKSSTPSSISEKSDIDGTTIEEPEEATPAQKRKGRQSNWNPQHLLILQAQFAASLRQTSEGKYIMSDLSPQERMHISRFTGLSMTTISHWLANVKYQLRRTGGTKFLKNLDTGHPVFFCNDCASQIRTPSTYISHLESHLGFRLRDLSKLSSEQINNQIAQTKPSSEKLLAPSPEEEIGTSYQCKLCNRTFASKHAVKLHLSKTHGKSPEDHLLYVCELEKQ encoded by the coding sequence CTTACGTTTCGGATGAACTGAAGGCAGCAGCAATGGCAGAAGATGACCTAGAACCTGACGACAACGTGGTCGATGGAGAACCTTCTGCCAAATACGCCTGTCCGGAGAAGGACTTCACTAAGAACTGCCAGAGCTACCAGAACTCTCCAGCTGCCGAATTTTCCAGCCATGAGATGGACAGCGAGTCGCACATCAGCGAAACCAGCGATCGCATGGCTGACTTTGAGAGCAGCTCCATCAAGAATGAGGAGGAGAGCAAAGAGGTCTCCATCCAGTTGGAGGAGTCTGTTGTCTCGGACAGTTTGGAGCAGATGAAAGCTGTCTACAATAACTTCCTCTCCAACTCCTACTGGTCCAACCTGAACTTGAATCTCCACCAGCCAACCTCTGAGAAGAACAAcaggagtagcagcagcagcagcagcagcagcagcagctgtgggagTGGCAGCTTTGACTGGCATCAGACGGCCATGGCAAAGACGCTGCAGCAGGTCTCGCAGAACAGGATCCTTCCTGAGCCTAGCCTTTTTAGCACAGTCCAGTTGTATAGACAAAGCAGCAAGCTTTATGGCTCCATATTTACTGGGGCCAGTAAATTTCGCTGTAAAGACTGCAGTGCTGCCTATGACACATTAGTGGAATTAACGGTGCACATGAATGAAACGGGACATTACCGGGATGACAACCACGAAACAGATAACAATAACCCTAAAAGGTGGTCCAAGCCTCGTAAGCGCTCTTTGCTCGaaatggaagggaaagaagatgccCAGAAAGTCTTAAAGTGTATGTACTGTGGCCATTCATTTGAGTCACTTCAAGACTTGAGTGTTCACatgatcaaaacaaaacattaccaaAAAGTGCCTCTGAAGGAACCCGTAACCCCTGTAGCAGCAAAAATAATCCCAGCCccaagaaagaaaacatcatTGGAGCTAGAACTTCCAAGTTCTCCAGACTCCACTGGTGGGACACCAAAAGCAACAATCTCTGATGCCAGCGATGCACTTCAAAAGAATTCCAATCCTTACATCACACCGAATAATCGCTATGGACACCAGAACGGTGCCAGCTATGCTTGGCATTTTGAAGCAAGGAAATCTCAAATTCTcaagtgcatggaatgtgggagtTCCCATGATACTTTGCAGGAGCTCACTGCCCACATGATGGTGACGGGACATTTCATTAAGGTCACCAACTCGGCCATGAAGAAAGGGAAGCCTATCATAGAGGCTCCTGTCACGCCAACGATCACGGCTTTGCTTGATGAGAAAGTACAGTCCGTGCCCCTGGCAGCCACCACCTTCACGTCTCCTTCCAACACGCCCTCTAGCATCTCCCCAAAATTAAACATGGAGGTAAAGAAAGAAGTTGATAAGGACAGAATCATTGCTGATGAGAAGATGAAAGACAAGGAAAAATCAAGTGAGGATGAGGAAAAATATGATATCTCCTCAAAATATCATTATTTGACTGAAAATGACTTGGAAGAGAGTCCCAAAGGGGGACTGGATATCTTGAAATCTTTAGAAAACACAGTCACGTCGGCTATTAACAAAGCCCAGAATGGCACACCCAGCTGGGGTGGCTATCCCAGTATTCATGCTGCCTATCAGCTGCCCAACATGATGAAGTTGTCCCTAGGTTCATCGGGAAAAAGTACTCCTTTGAAGCCGATGTTTGCAAATGCTGAAATAGTATCGCCAACGAAAAGCCAACCTTTGGTGTCCCCACCCAGCAGTCAGACGTCCCCTGTGCCAAAAACCAACTTCCACGCCATGGAAGAGCTGGTCAAGAAAGTAACTGAGAAAGTGGCCAAAGTTGAAGAGAAAATGAAGGAGCCCGAAGCAGGGAAGCTATCTCCGATGAAGAGAGCAACACCTTCGCCATGTAGCAGTGAAGTCAGCGAGTCCCTCAAGATGGACACTTCCAATGACATTGGGTTCAAAAGCCAACAGAATAGCCCTGTTTCGCAGAGGGAGAGCTGCAAGGACAGCCCAACAGGAGAACCAGTGGAAAATGGTAAGGAGCTTGTCAAGACCATCACAAGTTCCTTGAGCAGCAGCACAGCTATTATCACCgaccaccctccagagcagccaTTTGTAAACCCATTAAGTGCATTGCAGTCTGTCATGAATATTCATCTTGGGAAGGCAGCTAAGCCTTCCTTGCCTGCCCTTGACCCAATgagcatgctttttaaaatgagcaACAGCCTAGCGGAAAAGGCAGCTGTGGCCACCCCACCTCTGCAGTCCAAGAAACCAGACCACTTAGACCGTTATTTCTATCACGTCAACAATGACCAGCCCATAGATTTGACGAAAGGGAAGAGTGACAAAAGCTGCTCTTTGGGTTCAGCGCTTTTGTCATCCACATCGGTGTCTTCAGCATCCTCTTCATCTACAGTGACAACAGCAAAGACATCTGCGGTTGTGTCATTCATGTCAAACTCGCCGCTACGCGAGAATGCCTTGTCAGATATCTCTGATATGCTGAAGAACCTGACAGAAAGTCACACATCAAAATCCTCCACGCCTTCCAGCATCTCTGAGAAATCTGACATTGATGGGACTACAATAGAGGAACCGGAAGAGGCGACCCCGGCTCAGAAGAGGAAGGGGCGCCAGTCCAACTGGAACCCTCAGCATTTGCTCATTCTTCAGGCACAGTTTGCAGCCAGCTTGCGGCAGACATCGGAGGGGAAATACATCATGTCGGACTTGAGCCCTCAGGAGAGGATGCACATTTCCAGGTTTACAGGCCTCTCAATGACCACTATTAGCCACTGGCTGGCCAATGTGAAATACCAGCTCCGAAGGACAGGGGGGACAAAGTTCCTTAAAAATTTGGACACTGGACACCCAGTGTTCTTTTGCAATGACTGTGCTTCCCAAATCAGAACTCCTTCGACGTACATCAGTCACCTTGAATCGCATCTAGGTTTTAGGCTACGAGACTTGTCCAAACTGTCCAGTGAGCAGATTAACAATCAGATAGCACAAACAAAGCCGTCCTCCGAGAAACTGTTGGCACCTTCGCCGGAGGAAGAAATAGGGACCTCCTACCAGTGTAAACTTTGCAACAGGACTTTTGCAAGCAAGCATGCCGTTAAGCTCCATCTCAGTAAAACACATGGGAAGTCTCCAGAGGACCATCTTCTCTATGTGTGTGAATTAGAAAAGCAGTAG